A single window of Nicotiana sylvestris chromosome 3, ASM39365v2, whole genome shotgun sequence DNA harbors:
- the LOC104247413 gene encoding serine/threonine-protein kinase AFC2 isoform X1 has translation MEMERVTEFPLTHHLDRRPRKRARLGWDVLPVEPPKAQLGLFCGQEVGNVTSYAPSRQLTDLTCTPFIKGVTQNGSPPWREDDKDGHFVFELGENLTSRYKIHSKMGEGTFGQVLECWDRERKEMVAIKIVRGMKKYRDAAMIEVEMLQQLGKHDKGGNRCVQIRNWFDYRNHICIVFEKLGPSLYDFLRKNNYRSFPIDLVREIGRQLLECIAFMHDLRLIHTDLKPENILLNSSEYVKVPDYKVSSRSPKDGSYYKRIPKSSAIKVIDFGSTTYDRQNQTYIVSTRHYRAPEVILGLGWSYPCDIWSVGCILVELCSGEALFQTHENLEHLAMMEKVLGPLPQHMLKRVDRQAEKYVRRGRLDWPEGATSRDSIKAVLKLARLQNIIMQHVDHSAGDLINLLQGLLRYDPSERLTAREALRHPFFTRDHLRR, from the exons ATGGAGATGGAACGCGTTACCGAGTTTCCGTTGACTCATCACCTGGACCGGCGGCCAAGAAAGAGGGCGCGTCTGGGCTGGGATGTCCTTCCTGTTGAACCGCCTAAG GCTCAGCTAGGATTGTTTTGTGGACAAGAGGTTGGGAATGTGACAAGCTACGCACCTTCAAGGCAACTCACAGACCTTACTTGCACACCCTTTATTAAGGGAGTGACTCAAAATGGTTCTCCCCCTTGGAGAGAAGATGACAAAGATGGCCATTTTGTTTTTGAGCTGGGAGAAAATTTAACATCACGCT ATAAAATTCACAGTAAGATGGGTGAAGGTACTTTCGGTCAGGTCTTAGAATGCTGGGATCGTGAGAGGAAAGAAATGGTGGCTATTAAAATTGTTAGGGGCATGAAGAAGTATCGTGATGCTGCAATGATTGAGGTTGAAATGCTTCAACAGCTTGGTAAACATGACAAAGGGGGCAATCG TTGTGTACAAATACGGAACTGGTTTGACTATCGTAATCATATATGTATT GTCTTTGAGAAGCTTGGACCAAGCTTATACGATTTCCTTCGGAAAAACAATTACCGCTCGTTTCCCATTGATCTTGTCCGTGAGATTGGAAGACAACTGTTGGAATGTATAGCAT ttatgcatgatttgcgCCTGATCCATACTGACTTGAAGCCTGAGAACATTCTTCTCAACTCCTCAGAATATGTAAAGGTTCCTGACTACAAG GTTTCTTCAAGGTCACCAAAAGATGGTTCTTACTATAAAAGAATTCCAAAATCAAGTGCTATAAAGGTAATAGATTTTGGTAGCACGACTTACGATCGTCAGAATCAGACGTATATAGTATCAACTCGTCATTACCGTGCACCCGAAGTTATTCTAG GGCTTGGATGGTCATACCCATGTGATATATGGAGTGTTGGGTGTATCCTAGTGGAGCTATGTTCG GGAGAAGCATTGTTTCAAACACATGAGAATTTAGAACACCTTGCTATGATGGAGAAGGTATTGGGTCCCCTGCCTCAGCACATGCTGAAAAGAGTGGA TCGGCAAGCTGAAAAGTATGTTAGAAGAGGGCGTTTAGACTGGCCCGAAGGAGCAACATCTCGTGACAGTATCAAAGCTGTGTTAAAGTTGGCCCGCCTTCAG AACATTATCATGCAGCATGTGGATCATTCTGCTGGAGATCTTATTAATCTATTGCAAGGACTTCTTAGGTATGATCCTTCAGAAAGATTGACTGCTCGTGAAGCCTTGCGGCATCCATTCTTCACCCGTGATCATCTTAGGAGGTAG
- the LOC104247413 gene encoding serine/threonine-protein kinase AFC2 isoform X2: MGEGTFGQVLECWDRERKEMVAIKIVRGMKKYRDAAMIEVEMLQQLGKHDKGGNRCVQIRNWFDYRNHICIVFEKLGPSLYDFLRKNNYRSFPIDLVREIGRQLLECIAFMHDLRLIHTDLKPENILLNSSEYVKVPDYKVSSRSPKDGSYYKRIPKSSAIKVIDFGSTTYDRQNQTYIVSTRHYRAPEVILGLGWSYPCDIWSVGCILVELCSGEALFQTHENLEHLAMMEKVLGPLPQHMLKRVDRQAEKYVRRGRLDWPEGATSRDSIKAVLKLARLQNIIMQHVDHSAGDLINLLQGLLRYDPSERLTAREALRHPFFTRDHLRR; encoded by the exons ATGGGTGAAGGTACTTTCGGTCAGGTCTTAGAATGCTGGGATCGTGAGAGGAAAGAAATGGTGGCTATTAAAATTGTTAGGGGCATGAAGAAGTATCGTGATGCTGCAATGATTGAGGTTGAAATGCTTCAACAGCTTGGTAAACATGACAAAGGGGGCAATCG TTGTGTACAAATACGGAACTGGTTTGACTATCGTAATCATATATGTATT GTCTTTGAGAAGCTTGGACCAAGCTTATACGATTTCCTTCGGAAAAACAATTACCGCTCGTTTCCCATTGATCTTGTCCGTGAGATTGGAAGACAACTGTTGGAATGTATAGCAT ttatgcatgatttgcgCCTGATCCATACTGACTTGAAGCCTGAGAACATTCTTCTCAACTCCTCAGAATATGTAAAGGTTCCTGACTACAAG GTTTCTTCAAGGTCACCAAAAGATGGTTCTTACTATAAAAGAATTCCAAAATCAAGTGCTATAAAGGTAATAGATTTTGGTAGCACGACTTACGATCGTCAGAATCAGACGTATATAGTATCAACTCGTCATTACCGTGCACCCGAAGTTATTCTAG GGCTTGGATGGTCATACCCATGTGATATATGGAGTGTTGGGTGTATCCTAGTGGAGCTATGTTCG GGAGAAGCATTGTTTCAAACACATGAGAATTTAGAACACCTTGCTATGATGGAGAAGGTATTGGGTCCCCTGCCTCAGCACATGCTGAAAAGAGTGGA TCGGCAAGCTGAAAAGTATGTTAGAAGAGGGCGTTTAGACTGGCCCGAAGGAGCAACATCTCGTGACAGTATCAAAGCTGTGTTAAAGTTGGCCCGCCTTCAG AACATTATCATGCAGCATGTGGATCATTCTGCTGGAGATCTTATTAATCTATTGCAAGGACTTCTTAGGTATGATCCTTCAGAAAGATTGACTGCTCGTGAAGCCTTGCGGCATCCATTCTTCACCCGTGATCATCTTAGGAGGTAG